A region from the Manihot esculenta cultivar AM560-2 chromosome 13, M.esculenta_v8, whole genome shotgun sequence genome encodes:
- the LOC110630014 gene encoding uncharacterized protein LOC110630014 translates to MTVSPSLQNSHFHSTTTNKSQIHNHTRHVNTNQSPRKLQMGITLGNPQAVSQSHFRTHKVFLLSNYVLLGAASSCIFLTLSLRLVPSLCGFFLILLHIFTIAGAISGCAATSSGTNRWYAAHMVATVLTAIFQGSVSVLIFTRTGDFLWQLKSYVRQEDGEMILKLAGGLCVLIFCLEWVMLTLAFFLKYYAYVEGDIGSTGAMKTSSKMQQGEGLKDCPWPHQV, encoded by the coding sequence ATGACCGTTAGCccatctcttcaaaactctcactTCCACTCCACAACCACAAACAAATCGCAAATACACAATCACACTCGACACGTAAACACCAATCAATCGCCACGAAAATTGCAAATGGGGATCACTCTAGGCAACCCACAAGCAGTGTCTCAATCTCACTTTCGCACGCACAAGGTCTTCCTGTTGTCCAACTACGTTCTCCTGGGTGCAGCCTCTAGTTGCATATTCTTGACCCTTTCTCTTCGCTTGGTGCCTTCGTTATGTGGGTTCTTTCTCATTCTGCTTCACATCTTCACCATCGCTGGAGCAATTTCAGGTTGTGCTGCAACTTCATCAGGGACTAATAGGTGGTACGCCGCACACATGGTGGCCACAGTGCTTACAGCAATATTTCAAGGTTCAGTATCAGTATTGATCTTTACTAGGACAGGGGATTTCCTTTGGCAATTGAAGTCATATGTAAGGCAAGAAGATGGTGAGATGATACTGAAGCTAGCTGGTGGATTGTGTGTGTTGATTTTCTGCTTGGAATGGGTAATGCTTACTCTTGCATTTTTCTTGAAGTACTATGCCTATGTGGAGGGTGATATTGGCAGTACTGGTGCTATGAAGACGAGTTCTAAGATGCAGCAAGGGGAGGGCCTGAAGGATTGCCCATGGCCTCACCAAGTCTAA
- the LOC110630015 gene encoding stearoyl-[acyl-carrier-protein] 9-desaturase, chloroplastic, with protein MALKLNQITFPLTHKLPCRSCSQTSPSRIFMAATLGSTPTKKIVNVKQPNSPPQEIHVQVTHSMPPQKMEIFKALEDWAEDNILVHLKPVEKCWQPQDFLPEPESEGFYEQVKELRERSRELPDDYFVVLVGDMITEEALPTYQTMLNTLDGVRDETGASLTSWAIWTRAWTAEENRHGDLLNKYLYLSGRVDMKQIEKTIQYLIGSGMDPKTENNPYLGFIYTSFQERATFISHGNTARLAKEHGDLKLAQICGTIAADEKRHETAYTKIVEKLFEIDPDGTVLALADMMRKKISMPAHLMYDGQDNNLFEHYSTVAQRIGVYTAKDYADILEFLVERWKVEKLTGLSSDGGRAQDFVCGLPARIRRLEERAQGRVKQAATVPFSWIFGRELKL; from the exons ATGGCTCTAAAACTCAACCAAATAACCTTCCCTTTAACCCACAAGCTCCCTTGCCGCTCTTGTTCTCAGACGTCACCCAGCAGAATCTTCATGGCGGCCACATTAGGTTCCACTCCCACCAA AAAGATTGTGAACGTAAAACAGCCTAATTCCCCTCCACAAGAGATACATGTTCAAGTGACTCATTCCATGCCTCCACAAAAGATGGAGATTTTCAAAGCATTGGAGGATTGGGCTGAGGATAATATTTTGGTGCACCTAAAACCTGTTGAGAAATGTTGGCAACCACAAGATTTTCTTCCAGAGCCCGAATCAGAAGGATTTTATGAGCAGGTCAAGGAATTGAGGGAAAGGTCAAGGGAACTCCCTGATGACTATTTTGTTGTGCTGGTTGGAGATATGATCACCGAAGAAGCCCTTCCAACCTACCAGACAATGCTTAATACCCTAGATGGAGTTCGAGATGAGACTGGTGCAAGCCTTACTTCTTGGGCAATTTGGACAAGGGCATGGACTGCTGAAGAGAACAGGCATGGTGACCTTCTCAACAAGTATCTCTACCTCTCTGGAAGAGTTGACATGAAGCAAATTGAGAAGACAATTCAGTATCTGATTGGGTCAGGAATG GATCCCAAAACGGAAAACAACCCATACCTTGGATTCATCTACACTTCTTTCCAAGAGAGGGCAACATTCATCTCCCATGGGAACACAGCTAGACTAGCCAAGGAGCATGGAGACTTGAAGCTGGCACAGATATGTGGCACCATTGCTGCAGATGAAAAACGCCATGAAACAGCCTACACTAAGATTGTAGAGAAGCTCTTTGAGATCGACCCAGATGGCACTGTCTTGGCTTTAGCCGACATGATGAGGAAAAAAATCTCAATGCCAGCCCACTTGATGTATGATGGGCAGGATAATAATCTTTTTGAACACTACTCTACTGTTGCTCAGCGGATTGGTGTGTACACTGCCAAGGACTACGCTGATATTCTTGAATTTCTGGTGGAAAGATGGAAGGTCGAGAAGCTGACAGGTCTTTCTAGTGATGGAGGTAGGGCACAGGATTTTGTATGCGGATTGCCTGCAAGAATTAGAAGGCTAGAGGAGAGAGCTCAGGGAAGGGTGAAGCAAGCTGCTACTGTGCCATTCAGCTGGATTTTCGGAAGAGAACTAAAGCTTTAA
- the LOC110629131 gene encoding chromatin assembly factor 1 subunit FAS1: MADPSKMVIDVDAEPYTNDQHPPRKTLKRKRPSSTSTPLPFNLTIDQKTAQIEALNKELEGLFGYYKQVVNRKMGFEFSLDLRGNDCNTLNGMVGLLMEESNLPLSKLVEMIYRKLAGERLKENVSVTVAVVKSAVLFVGQRVMYGVPNVDADVLEDDNQSCLWCWETRDLKLMPKYVRGALTIRRMCRKKIHERISAVYAMLSALQKSDSDHTCRTDLMKASEKLGKVLHEADIRLLVDNMLQKHGAEMADKEAKREQKLLIKQLEKSKKEAEKEKRQTEKEQKRLQEEADKDEKRREKEESEMRRQLRKQQEEADKEQRRREKEEAELKKRIAIQKQASIMERFLKRSKSASPCQSDKASTELPTSDSTSKYSAKMPGAVTVTMDCSLSSNDNLRFDDIRKLHLSSWKQLGHAIRSNKKQHWSIRQKPKIELFKELKLTATRELAHDDGSVEKLVSRWGEQSFDDRSFETNVESSPDCKKWIRRKQFLQFDKSYRPAFFGIWPKKSNVIGPRHPFRKDPHLDYDIDSDEEWEEEDPGESLSDCDKDDEEQSLEEGCSKDDEEESEDGFFVPDGYLSENEGVQLERTETDLLVEGRGSQNYKQDLQNEEFCTLLQQQKYLNNLTETALRKNQPLIILNLMHEKVPLLFAEDLTGTEKLEKMCLEALSMRAFPGGLPMEISTVNIQAEDQDVYGSSGKAVSTHISTSTIQESDIPIIVSAIQSCSHSINKVVESLQQKFPTVPKSQLRSKVREISDFVDNQWQVKKEILDEVGISISPAKGGRGMQNISTFFSKRCLPPAGKSMNPNESSPQSSLKSGSAVEGQQAFTCSHL; this comes from the exons ATGGCGGACCCCTCGAAGATGGTCATCGACGTCGACGCTGAGCCCTATACTAATGACCAACATCCGCCCAGGAAAACCCTCAAACGAAAGCGACCGTCTTCAACCTCAACGCCACTACCCTTCAACTTAACGATTGACCAGAAGACAGCACAAATCGAAGCCCTTAACAAAGAACTTGAAGGTCTTTTTGGGTATTACAAACAAGTAGTGAATCGGAAAATGGGGTTTGAATTTTCTTTAGATTTGAGAGGAAATGACTGTAATACGCTGAATGGGATGGTGGGTTTGTTGATGGAGGAGAGCAACTTGCCTCTATCGAAATTGGTGGAGATGATTTATAGAAAGTTGGCGGGGGAGCGACTGAAGGAAAATGTCAGTGTCACTGTGGCGGTGGTTAAGAGTGCAGTGTTGTTTGTAGGGCAAAGAGTGATGTACGGAGTGCCCAATGTGGATGCTGATGTTTTGGAGGATGATAATCAGTCTTGTCTCTGGTGTTGGGAG ACTAGAGATCTAAAGCTGATGCCAAAGTATGTGCGTGGTGCATTGACAATTAGGCGAATGTGTAGGAAAAAGATCCATGAGAGAATTAGTGCTGTTTATG CTATGCTATCTGCGTTGCAAAAGTCAGATAGTGATCATACTTGCAGAACTGATTTGATGAAAGCATCAGAAAAGCTTGGTAAAGTGTTGCATGAAGCAGATATACGTTTGTTAGTGGATAATATGTTGCAGAAGCATGGTGCAGAGAT GGCTGATAAGGAAGCAAAACGAGAGCAGAAATTGCTCATCAAGCAACTGgagaaaagtaaaaaagaagCTGAGAAGGAAAAGCGGCAAACT GAAAAAGAGCAGAAGCGATTGCAGGAGGAGGCAGACAAGGATGAAAAACGTCGTGAAAAAGAGGAGTCTGAAATGAGGAGGCAACTAAGAAAGCAGCAAGAGGAAGCTGACAAAGAACAAAGGCGTAGAGAGAAGGAGGAAGCTGAACTAAAAAAGAGAATTGCTATACAGAAGCAAGCTTCAATCATGGAACGCTTCCTAAAGAGAAGCAAAAGTGCTTCACCATGTCAAAGCGACAAGGCGTCAACTGAGTTGCCGACATCTGACTCGACAAGCAAGTATAGTGCAAAAATGCCAGGAGCAGTTACTGTAACAATGGATTGTAGTCTTTCATCAAATGATAATCTTAGATTTGATGATATTCGAAA GTTGCACTTATCTTCATGGAAACAATTAGGTCATGCTATTCGTTCAAATAAAAAACAGCATTGGAGCATCCGTCAAAAGCCTAAGATTGAATTGTTTAAGGAACTTAAGCTAACTGCTACAAGGGAACTTGCTCATGATGACGGAAGTGTAGAGAAGCTTGTAAGCAGATGGGGAGAACAGTCTTTTGATGATAGATCATTTGAAACTAATGTAGAGAGTTCTCCTGACTGTAAGAAGTGGATACGGAGGAAGCAGTTCTTGCAGTTTGATAAGAGTTATAGACCTGCATTTTTTGGCATTTGGCCTAAGAAAAG TAATGTCATTGGACCTCGCCACCCTTTTAGAAAAGACCCACACTTGGATTATGATATTGACAGTGATGAAGAATGGGAAGAG GAGGATCCTGGTGAGAGCCTCTCAGATTGTGACAAGGATGATGAAGAACAAAGTTTAGAGGAAGGATGTTCAaaagatgatgaagaagaaagtgAAGATGGCTTTTTTGTACCTGATGGGTATCTCTCGGAAAATGAG GGAGTACAACTTGAAAGAACGGAAACTGATCTATTAGTGGAGGGCAGAGGATCACAAAATTACAAGCAAGATTTGCAGAATGAGGAATTCTGTACATTGCTTCAACAGCAAAAGTATCTGAACAACTTAACTGAGACTGCGCTTCGGAAAAACCAGCCGTTGATTATACTAAATCTAATGCATGAGAAGGTCCCCTTATTATTTGCCGAAGATTTAACTGGTACTGAAAAATTAGAAAAGATGTGTTTGGAAGCTCTTAGCATGCGTGCTTTCCCTGGTGGACTGCCTATGGAAATATCAACGGTAAACATACAAGCTGAAGATCAAGATGTTTATGGTTCAAGTGGCAAGGCCGTTAGTACACATATCTCAACTTCAACTATACAAGAATCAGATATACCTATAATT GTATCTGCCATTCAGTCTTGCTCGCATAGTATCAATAAAGTGGTAGAATCCTTGCAGCAGAAATTTCCCACTGTACCAAAGTCTCAATTAAGAAGTAAAGTTCGTGAGATATCTGATTTTGTGGACAATCAATGGCAG GTGAAGAAAGAAATTCTGGATGAGGTTGGCATATCAATATCACCAG CAAAGGGAGGGAGAGGGATGCAAAATATTTCCACATTTTTCTCAAAGAGATGCTTGCCTCCAGCTGGTAAAAGTATGAATCCCAATGAGAGTTCTCCTCAGTCTTCTCTAAAATCTGGTTCTGCAGTGGAGGGGCAGCAGGCTTTCACATGCTCTCACCTGTAG